GTTTTACGCACCCTAGTTTTTTTCggtgtatttttattttacttttgtatttttccgggttttttgttttaataccCAAGTTAGAATTGGCgcgcaaaaatataaaatggcGGCATGTTTTAAAAATGGCGGTTATAGAGTTGGTTCATTAGAAATCGATTAGATAAgtggaaagaaaaatttattgatttttatgagCTGTGGTAACAGTTTTTTTTgttaggaaattaaaaattgtaatttattaaattttttttttgattcattttaaaaatttaatattacacgattttttaaaaaattgttggatttttaaattaataattttttttttatgaaatttttagttgaaaaattttttaatcaaaagtattgagataattttttttttattataaattcaagatatttttaattttttagaaaatttttaataaaaaattttaaaagcattttttataaaattcaaaaaaattttttttttttatattttttggttgcatttttattaaaattaatttagcaaatatttgataatttttagagttattgtaacaaataaattatggcaaaaaaaaatactgacttgtagaaattttaaaaagataaaaattgatttttttttttttttttttttatataaaattataaaatggtCAAGTCactatcaattttaatatcattaatttttaagtaattttcaaaaataactaaaaatatttttgtgagaaatttttattaaaattaatttagcaattatttgataatttttaaaattattgttacaaataaataatagcgggaaaatttttttttttaaatattgacattaagaaatttaaaaaaattaaaaatgcaatttttttttaataaaattaaaaaattgtcaagtccctgctaactttattataaattttttcaaaacactattgtatttttttgagtaattttaaaaataactaaaaatatttattatgttaaaattaaataaatttttaaataaaattttctaataaaaaataatattttccagCTATTCTTAAGGATGCTGATTTAACAGCCATGTCTGCTAAGAAAGTGCGGCAacaaattgaagaaaaattagaCATTGACTTATCTGAAAGgtaatattacatttttaataacttaacTAAGgacatagaaataaaaaaaaatacaattttcttttctcAAATGGAAAAAGAAGATTCAATTGTCCGATATTAATTGCCAAGGGTCTCTAcgtgttattaaaaaaaaaaaagaataattacgTCGTTCCCCCTtgcacatttaaaaaattaaaaaacttttaatttaaaaacaaaaattcatttatttatttatttatttatttatttatttataagtaaaaattgataaaaaaaaatttataggaaaAGGGAAGTCGACGATTTGGTGATGGAGCATCTCCAAGAAAAACAAGACGGAGgcaagaagaagaagaaggcaGCCAGCGAAGAGTCCGAGGGAGAGGAGGaggaggaagaagaagaagaggaaGCCTCTGAAGAAGAGGAggaagaaaaagaaaagaaacCAGCTAAACGTGGTCCTCCCAAGAAGACTGCAACTAAGCGCAAAGGATCTTCTGATGACGAAGAAAGCGGAAGCGATGATGACGCTAGTGACGAAGAATACAGTCCTAAGAAAGTTGCTGCCAAAACAGCTAAGAAAGGttcgttgattttttttttataatttttcaaattattaattgattgatCATTTTACAGGAAAACCAGCAGCGAAGAAAGGAAAGAAGAAGGGTAGCGACAGTGACAGCGACGAAGACTGgggtaaacaaaaaaaaccaGCCGCTGGTGCCAAAAAAGGAGGTGTTGGTAAAGGAAAAGGTTACACGAGAGCCATTACTTTATCTTCAGAATTAGCGACTGTTGTTAATGCTGAAAAAATGGCGCGCCAtgaagttgttaagaaaatctGGAGCATCATCAAAGAAAGAAATCTTtatgtaagtttttttttttttaatttttttaaattttttagtaaatatttaaattgatcttttaattattgaataattttttcataacaattgatattaaaaaaaaatttcgattttttttcacttttatgcgactgaaaatcaaaaaaagaactttggaaaattttttagaaaaatagaaattttaaaacattaatttttttaattaaaataaatttttatttgttaaatgtaaaaattccAAGTCCAAGATAAgtttatagaatttttgaaattcagaaaattttttatttgaaaaaaaaaaaaaaaaagttttaatatattattaagagaataagcaaaattttttatggttaaatttggtatcgttggaaaagttttgacctggagttggccctttttatagtttcatatcattctcaccaatagtcaatttatgatgataagtatttcggctgcatttgaaaatattctatctctagatgaataattaagaaatgaccttgtatcttgtgaactattaacatttttaaagatataagctcattccgatgttacattcatcaagacctttcatttgagtacccacatgaatttttcatatattttatatatttatatatattatatatatgtatatatgaaaaatatatcaaaattgcatgtgggtactcaaatgaaagctcttgatgagtgtaacatcgggatgagcttatatctttaaaaatgtcaaaagttaaaaaagtacagtgtaatttaacaaaagtcattattttataaatcaaaattctatttataattcacatagtgactgcaagattgctagttcatatttattaagacttaataaatatataataaaaatcactttagtacatttatataatgaaaaaatattaattataattatttttaattacaggaTCAGAAGAATAAGCAATTTGCCATTTGTGATGACGAACTCTTCAAAGTATTCGGTGTAAAACGTTTCAGAACCTTTGGTATGATGAAGTACcttaaaaatcatttcttagactaagataaaataacaataacaattacaatgaatcaatattaattattacaataatagtaataataattattattaaatattaaaaccaacaacaacaacaaccaacaacaaacgaaaaaaaaaaaaaaaacaaaacaattttttttaaattaagtttttcCGCCACAACTCGTCGCATGATCTCCGACACAATTCCTTTTATATGTTTCTTTATTGactattgattaattttaagtcTCTGATTCAAGGTAAATTCATAACACAATTATGATGTTccaagtaataaaatttttttgttaatagtCAGCCCATCATAACATCCATTAGATCCGGGGCATTTTATTGTTTGTAATCcctgaacttttttttgtatattttttacgagacaaaattatttaaataaaataaatttaaaaaaaataacactttattttcattccaATTAATGGTCGGGCTGATAATCGACGAGTGAAAGAGAATGTTTTAAAAGAATGAatgtttaattgattaaaaaatagaaaagtgAGAGTGTGAATGCCAGttttaaatcatattttttgtttttttttaattgtataataGTAAAATCTAATTATACAATTCACTTGAAAGTGTGACGATAACacgtgaatttaattaataattaatttttaacttccgagtgagcgaatttcattaaaaaaattcaattttaatgtaattgtattactaaaaaaataaatgtgtaattataattcataTTACTTgtcttttatttcaatttgaaTTTCGCGGGCTTTTAATTCCAAAATGGCCTTGAGGGGGAAGGggattttttgagttttatgGGCAAAAGTGAGGTTAGGAGACCAATTTCGGCCGAAGACAATGaacaaaaatcaaatttaatctATCAGAAGcgtaattaataactttaagTTGATTTTTTGGAGGTAGATTGTCAATAAGTTTTTGGAAATGCATTGTATTGCACTC
The sequence above is drawn from the Cotesia glomerata isolate CgM1 linkage group LG4, MPM_Cglom_v2.3, whole genome shotgun sequence genome and encodes:
- the LOC123262478 gene encoding upstream activation factor subunit spp27-like, with protein sequence MADISKDELRKEITAILKDADLTAMSAKKVRQQIEEKLDIDLSERKREVDDLVMEHLQEKQDGGKKKKKAASEESEGEEEEEEEEEEASEEEEEEKEKKPAKRGPPKKTATKRKGSSDDEESGSDDDASDEEYSPKKVAAKTAKKGKPAAKKGKKKGSDSDSDEDWGKQKKPAAGAKKGGVGKGKGYTRAITLSSELATVVNAEKMARHEVVKKIWSIIKERNLYDQKNKQFAICDDELFKVFGVKRFRTFGMMKYLKNHFLD